One window from the genome of Diospyros lotus cultivar Yz01 chromosome 11, ASM1463336v1, whole genome shotgun sequence encodes:
- the LOC127812494 gene encoding uncharacterized protein LOC127812494 — protein sequence MDWRGVEIDGLATSSRTGRGFAERRRSSNLSYSDEGWPSNCGLVPNRVEYLRHDRDELLQKIDELRDQLSRSCEVMQKPGERILKVDRKVASSELMPPPPFLPSHRSGQDCYFREGPANLYTPNMQAKQASQPLYLNHNHGPAPWVTRCSSDGQDVYRPWNFPSEFGGCKGSHLPQRLGRSLHQPLPCSHQDETLLHHPYPACSCSKCYNSLSQIPQQNTCSGFSSRSSNSPINPASLHWHFSPVRANPPHFHAFTRKTNTRSSLDLALGMGGPGPLGFQRPRSTAVACRSKRICHPITGGAPFLTCLSCFELLKLPKLKVMPRNGQKLQCGACSAVVSIEFEKKGLLLSLLKQSKQVCAKNDDCSSEALNENLQTLQNYSSDGAMNSHSDHEDNSIDHKDTEVNDLSIEQRLSSDESDMKQEPSSPSSILLEKDSPNCTIFHGDKDISSDFANLPPEDDVLSAIPDSPCQEDPNYASSHNTLSVYGLGNNTECDVQEKAIVDSPLRHAEDVSIATEMEITFNEFPHGSMSQDTEANVFSVDQGLKLDESGIEQEPPFTSFIPLEKQSSNRVIFQGNNMSDSANLPPEDVPLPFPDSPCQKPSYAASDDTLSVYGSGNNTRSDVQAKAIADRSTSIQYSAADVSLATEMEIPLHEFPHSTMSQDIEANVLSIDQSLKSDQSNMKQDPPFPSSILLEKHSPPNHVIDLPAEDDAHSSLPNSSSQKDPNYASFHNTLSVYGSGNTKCDAQEKMIVDRSISRQYSAKDVSLATEMEISFNKFPQSSISQDSGEVNTEEDRPRTIKRSESIFGSLIKKSFRGFLRSSQNLRAGRPKVFVNGQPLSDHSVKNAEKMAGPIQPGNYWYDYQAGFWGVMGQPCLGIIPPFIEEFKYPMLENCAAGNTAIFVNGRELNQKDLFILSIRGLPTIRDQRYLVQISGRVFDEFTGEELYSLGKIAPTVDRIKQGFGMKIPASMMG from the exons ATGGATTGGCGGGGTGTGGAGATAGATGGTTTGGCGACCTCTAGTAGGACTGGGAGAGGGTTTGCAGAAAGGAGAAGGTCTTCAAATTTGTCCTATTCTGATGAAGGGTGGCCTTCAAATTGTGGGCTTGTGCCTAATCGAGTTGAATATTTGAGGCATGATAGAGATGAGCTCCTTCAGAAGATTGACGAGTTGAGGGATCAGCTTAGCAGATCTTGTGAAGTAATGCAAAAGCCGGGGGAAAGGATACTTAAGGTTGATAGGAAGGTTGCTTCCTCAGAACTGATGCCACCACCTCCATTCTTGCCCAGCCATCGTTCTGGGCAGGATTGTTATTTCCGGGAAGGTCCAGCCAATTTGTACACTCCAAACATGCAAGCTAAACAAGCTTCACAGCCCCTTTATTTGAATCATAATCATGGGCCTGCTCCTTGGGTCACTAGATGCAGTTCAGATGGGCAAGATGTTTATCGTCCATGGAATTTCCCGAGTGAATTTGGGGGTTGCAAAGGCTCCCATCTGCCACAAAGACTTGGCAGATCTCTGCATCAACCACTGCCTTGTTCGCACCAGGACGAAACCCTTTTGCACCATCCTTACCCGGCATGCTCTTGTTCGAAGTGCTACAACAGTCTCTCACAAATCCCTCAACAAAACACGTGCTCTGGTTTTAGCAGTAGGTCATCAAACAGCCCCATAAATCCTGCTTCTCTTCATTGGCATTTTAGTCCCGTAAGGGCTAATCCTCCCCATTTCCATGCTTTCACTAGGAAGACCAATACAAGGAGCTCACTTGACTTGGCTTTAGGAATGGGTGGTCCTGGACCTCTTGGTTTCCAGCGTCCAAGAAGTACGGCAGTTGCTTGTAGAAGTAAACGGATTTGCCATCCCATAACAGGTGGTGCCCCCTTTTTAACGTGCCTTAGTTGCTTTGAGTTGCTGAAACTGCCAAAACTTAAGGTAATGCCAAGGAATGGACAGAAGCTGCAATGTGGGGCTTGTTCTGCTGTAGTCTCAATTGAGTTTGAGAAAAAAGGtcttcttctttcacttctcaAACAGAGCAAGCAAGTTTGTGCTAAAAATGATGATTGCTCCAGTGAGGCCTTGAACGAAAACCTGCAGACCTTACAGAATTATTCGAGTGATGGTGCCATGAACTCCCACTCTGACCACGAAGATAATTCAATTGACCACAAAGATACTGAAGTAAATGACTTATCAATTGAGCAAAGACTAAGCTCTGATGAATCTGATATGAAACAGGAGCCATCATCTCCATCTTCCATTCTTTTGGAGAAGGATAGTCCCAATTGTACAATCTTTCATGGGGACAAGGACATTTCATCAGACTTTGCTAATCTGCCTCCTGAAGATGATGTGCTTTCAGCAATTCCAGATTCCCCTTGTCAGGAAGATCCCAATTATGCTTCTTCTCATAATACATTAAGTGTTTATGGTTTGGGAAACAACACTGAATGTGATGTTCAAGAGAAGGCGATCGTTGACAGTCCTTTGAGACATGCAGAAGATGTTTCCATTGCAACTGAGATGGAAATTACTTTCAATGAATTTCCACATGGCAGCATGTCTCAAGATACTGAAGCTAATGTCTTTTCAGTTGATCAAGGCCTAAAATTGGATGAATCTGGCATCGAACAGGAGCCACCATTTACATCTTTCATTCCTTTAGAGAAGCAGAGTTCCAATCGTGTGATTTTTCAGGGGAACAACATGTCAGACTCTGCCAATCTGCCTCCAGAAGATGTACCTTTACCATTTCCGGATTCTCCTTGTCAGAAACCCAGCTATGCTGCTTCTGATGATACATTGAGTGTGTATGGTTCAGGAAACAACACCAGGTCTGATGTTCAAGCAAAGGCGATTGCTGACAGAAGTACTTCGATACAGTACTCTGCAGCAGATGTTTCACTGGCAACTGAGATGGAAATTCCTTTGCATGAATTTCCACATAGCACCATGTCTCAAGATATTGAAGCTAATGTCTTATCAATTGACCAAAGCCTAAAATCTGATCAATCTAATATGAAGCAGGACCCACCATTTCCATCTTCCATTCTTCTAGAGAAGCATAGTCCTCCCAATCATGTTATTGATCTGCCTGCAGAAGATGATGCACATTCATCACTTCCAAACTCTTCTAGTCAGAAAGATCCCAATTATGCTTCTTTTCATAATACATTAAGTGTTTACGGTTCAGGAAACACCAAGTGTGATGCTCAAGAGAAGATGATCGTTGATAGAAGTATTTCAAGACAGTATTCTGCAAAAGACGTTTCATTGGCAACTGAGATGGAAATTTCTTTCAACAAATTTCCACAGAGCAGCATCTCCCAAGACTCCGGGGAGGTGAACACAGAAGAAGATAGGCCTAGAACCATCAAGAGAAGTGAATCCATCTTTGGCAGTCTCATCAAGAAGAGTTTCAGAGGCTTCTTGAGATCCAGCCAAAATTTACGGGCAGGAAGACCAAAAGTTTTTGTTAATGGGCAACCTTTATCAGATCATTCAGTGAAGAATGCTGAAAAGATGGCTGGACCTATTCAGCCAGGAAACTATTG GTACGATTACCAAGCTGGATTTTGGGGTGTGATGGGGCAGCCTTGCCTTGGCATAATTCCT CCATTTATTGAAGAATTCAAGTACCCAATGCTTGAGAACTGTGCTGCTGGAAACACTGCTATTTTTGTGAATGGAAGAGAGCTAAATCAGAAGGATTTATTCATACTGTCTATCCGGGGCCTGCCAACAATAAGGGATCAGCGGTATCTTGTCCAGATTTCTGGTAGAGTTTTTGATGAGTTCACTGGGGAAGAACTTTATAGCCTTGGCAAAATTGCCCCGAC GGTTGATAGAATAAAGCAGGGCTTTGGTATGAAAATTCCAGCAAGCATGATGGGTTGA